Sequence from the Streptosporangium brasiliense genome:
CACGTCGAGCATCTCCAGCTCGGCCGTGGGCTCGGGGTAGCCCATCGCGATCCGGGCGGTGAAGCGGTCACGCTGCGCCTCGGGGAGGGGATAGGTGCCCTCCATCTCGATGGGGTTCTGGGTGGCGATCACCATGAAGGGCGAGTCCAGCCGGTAGGTGGTGCCGTCGACGGTCACCTGGTGCTCCTCCATGCACTCCAGCAGCGCCGACTGGGTCTTCGGAGAGGCGCGGTTGATCTCGTCGCCCACCACGATGTTGGCGAACACCGGGCCGGGCTTGAACTCGAACTCCCTGGTCTGCTGGTTGTAGGCGCTCACCCCGGTGATGTCGCTGGGCAGCAGGTCGGGGGTGAACTGGATCCGGCGCACCGGGCAGTCGATGGATCGTGCCAGGGCCTTGGCGAGCATGGTCTTGCCGACTCCGGGCACATCCTCGATGAGGAGGTGGCCCTCGGCCAGGAGGACCGTCAAGGTCAGGCGGATGACGTCGCTCTTGCCTTCGATCACCGACTCGATCGCCTGGCGGATCCGGTGCGCGGTGCCGACCAGATCGTCGAGCTGAGGTGTGACGTCATGGGTTACTGCCACCAGGCCTCCATGAGGGTGCGGCGGTTTTGCG
This genomic interval carries:
- a CDS encoding AAA family ATPase, coding for MAVTHDVTPQLDDLVGTAHRIRQAIESVIEGKSDVIRLTLTVLLAEGHLLIEDVPGVGKTMLAKALARSIDCPVRRIQFTPDLLPSDITGVSAYNQQTREFEFKPGPVFANIVVGDEINRASPKTQSALLECMEEHQVTVDGTTYRLDSPFMVIATQNPIEMEGTYPLPEAQRDRFTARIAMGYPEPTAELEMLDVHGATSPLDKLEPVATTAEVRALIEAVRGVYVSQPVKKYAIDLVTATRHSPDLRLGASPRSTLQLVRAARAHAALAGRDYVIPDDLQDLCLPVLAHRLLPSVEAQGQRRVPAQVMAELIRRVPVPEAQAK